One window from the genome of Spirosoma rhododendri encodes:
- a CDS encoding prolyl oligopeptidase family serine peptidase: protein MKISLLLPALFALTASAQTLPSTPKRPVVDTYFGKAVTDNYRWLEDMNSPETKDWFKAQGDYTNSVLDKIPGRNQLVETFVAYDKLKPVRYNAIEKRGNRYFYRKTLPSEKVSKLYTREGLTGPEKLLFDPIAYDKTRTYSVSSFSPSPNGQLVTIALQEGGAEVSTLYVMNVATRTFQPEKITAAGWVQWMPDNSSFVYTPRNSMDVKDPKALTDMKARLHRIGTEPSQDPDLFSRANDPTLGIRPEQIPILYLSDDYTKLYGILASVDNRADAFIADPSSLGNATLQWKRLAAPTDSVYSFLKLGSQLFLYSVKGTPKGQILVTDAANPNPSTATVLLPQGKLNITGIVSSKDYLFVTLNDGINDQIRQYDPRTNQWADVKLPLTGSAWLMTLDAPRSNDMILAVTSWKQPTTYYAYNPVTKAMTPSVFNVPATYPGVDELVVEEVEVPSHDGAMVPLSLIYKKGLKRDGSAVCFMEGYGAYGYSATPYFSTLPLAMLNKGVIIAQTHIRGGSEKGQNWYKAGYKTTKPNTWKDFIACGEYLVNNKYTSPTHLIGMGTSAGGILIGRAITERPDLFAAAISNVGCNNALRLENSPNGPVNTPEFGTVKDSTECMALYEMDAMQHVQNGTKYPAVICVGGMNDPRVITWQPGKFAAALQNASTSGKPVLMQVNYDNGHFTEDKAVTFRNFANMFAFALWQAGHPDFQASAQQTEMAGRK from the coding sequence ATGAAAATTTCACTACTTCTCCCTGCTCTCTTCGCCCTGACGGCTTCAGCCCAGACGCTACCGTCTACGCCCAAGCGCCCTGTTGTCGATACGTATTTCGGCAAGGCCGTCACGGATAATTACCGCTGGCTGGAGGACATGAACAGTCCCGAAACCAAAGACTGGTTCAAGGCACAGGGCGATTACACCAACAGCGTACTCGACAAGATTCCGGGCCGCAACCAACTCGTCGAAACCTTCGTGGCTTACGACAAGCTTAAGCCCGTACGCTACAATGCTATAGAAAAACGAGGCAACCGCTATTTCTACCGCAAAACGCTCCCCAGTGAAAAAGTGAGCAAGCTGTACACCCGCGAAGGGTTGACCGGCCCAGAAAAGCTACTCTTCGACCCGATAGCTTATGACAAGACCCGTACCTATTCGGTATCGAGTTTTTCGCCCAGCCCCAATGGGCAACTGGTAACCATTGCCTTGCAGGAAGGAGGAGCCGAAGTGTCGACTCTGTACGTTATGAACGTAGCCACACGTACTTTCCAGCCCGAAAAGATCACGGCTGCGGGCTGGGTTCAATGGATGCCGGATAACAGCAGCTTCGTCTACACACCCAGAAATTCGATGGATGTGAAAGACCCGAAGGCTCTAACAGACATGAAGGCCAGGCTACACCGCATCGGAACAGAGCCGTCCCAAGACCCCGACCTGTTCTCGCGCGCCAATGATCCTACCCTCGGCATCCGGCCCGAACAAATTCCTATTCTGTACTTATCAGACGATTACACGAAGCTGTACGGCATCCTAGCGTCGGTCGATAACCGGGCGGACGCGTTCATCGCCGATCCCTCCAGCCTGGGGAACGCTACGCTTCAGTGGAAACGACTGGCTGCCCCGACCGACAGTGTCTACAGCTTTCTTAAATTAGGTAGCCAGTTGTTTCTATACAGCGTGAAGGGTACGCCCAAAGGACAGATTCTGGTGACCGATGCGGCCAATCCGAACCCGTCCACCGCCACAGTACTGCTGCCGCAGGGTAAGCTCAACATCACCGGCATCGTGTCATCGAAAGACTATCTGTTTGTCACGCTCAACGATGGCATCAATGATCAGATTCGGCAATACGACCCGCGTACTAACCAATGGGCGGATGTCAAATTACCCCTGACGGGCTCAGCCTGGCTGATGACGCTGGATGCTCCCCGCAGCAACGACATGATCCTGGCCGTTACGTCCTGGAAACAGCCGACTACGTACTATGCCTATAATCCCGTTACAAAAGCCATGACTCCTAGTGTGTTCAACGTGCCGGCCACGTATCCGGGCGTGGACGAACTGGTCGTGGAAGAAGTCGAAGTACCGAGTCACGACGGCGCGATGGTACCCCTCTCGCTGATCTATAAAAAAGGGCTGAAACGCGACGGCAGCGCGGTGTGCTTCATGGAAGGCTACGGGGCCTACGGCTATTCGGCCACGCCGTATTTCAGTACCCTCCCGTTGGCGATGCTCAACAAAGGAGTCATCATAGCGCAGACCCATATCCGGGGCGGCTCCGAAAAAGGCCAGAACTGGTACAAGGCGGGCTATAAAACCACCAAGCCCAACACCTGGAAAGACTTCATCGCCTGCGGGGAGTATCTGGTCAACAACAAGTACACCAGCCCGACTCACCTGATCGGCATGGGCACCAGCGCGGGCGGTATCCTGATCGGCCGGGCCATTACCGAGCGGCCCGATCTGTTTGCCGCTGCCATCAGCAATGTGGGGTGTAACAATGCCCTGCGCCTAGAAAATTCGCCCAACGGCCCCGTCAACACGCCGGAGTTTGGCACCGTGAAAGACTCGACAGAATGTATGGCCCTCTACGAAATGGACGCCATGCAGCATGTGCAGAATGGTACGAAGTATCCGGCCGTGATCTGCGTAGGCGGTATGAACGACCCCCGCGTGATTACCTGGCAACCGGGTAAGTTTGCCGCTGCGCTGCAAAACGCCAGCACGTCGGGTAAGCCGGTGCTGATGCAGGTCAACTACGACAACGGCCACTTCACCGAAGATAAGGCCGTCACCTTCCGCAACTTCGCCAACATGTTCGCCTTCGCCCTCTGGCAGGCTGGGCATCCTGATTTTCAAGCTAGTGCGCAGCAGACCGAAATGGCGGGAAGAAAATAA
- a CDS encoding DUF418 domain-containing protein, with translation MNTALASDAVSTSTLARPVSQAERIQTIDILRGVALLGILLMNIPFFALGDNFDDSFRSDPTNVNFWVYAVITILFEGKMRALFSMIFGVGIILFMARKEQAGQSATGLFFRRMGWLVLFGLIDSHVLLWMGDILYYYGIIGMIAFWFRRMKPLYLALSVPLVAVVGFALITVQFHQDIRNKRLAFLSAENAQQRGQILTASQQQAITTWQEAKKQFFPDKAEAAEHTRLMKSPNYFTVASRYRQEVLNYQTNYLLPYIPDPLALMLLGMALYKWGFVTGQLPRRRYWQTMLLGYGFGLPLVTFSFYYSYQHYPTSERFLAYLETHPIIWTSLIYSFQRILLVMAHASLVILLVKSGAVQGLLNRLGAVGQMAFTNYVMHTLICTFVFYGYGLNQYDEWQFYQLYFLVAAIWTLQLIISPIWLRYYQFGPLEWAWRSLTYWQRQPMRRATPAH, from the coding sequence ATGAACACCGCTCTCGCTTCTGACGCTGTCAGTACATCAACTCTCGCCCGACCCGTATCCCAGGCCGAGCGCATCCAGACCATCGACATCCTACGGGGCGTGGCCCTGCTGGGTATTCTGCTGATGAACATTCCATTCTTTGCTTTGGGGGATAATTTCGACGACAGCTTTCGAAGCGATCCGACCAACGTCAATTTCTGGGTTTACGCCGTCATCACGATCCTGTTTGAAGGCAAGATGCGCGCCCTGTTTTCGATGATTTTTGGCGTCGGCATCATTCTGTTCATGGCCCGAAAGGAACAGGCAGGGCAGTCGGCAACAGGCTTGTTTTTCCGGCGTATGGGCTGGCTGGTGCTGTTCGGCCTGATCGATTCGCACGTGCTGCTGTGGATGGGTGACATCCTCTACTACTACGGCATCATCGGCATGATTGCCTTCTGGTTTCGCCGGATGAAGCCGCTCTATCTGGCCCTGAGTGTACCGTTGGTCGCGGTCGTGGGATTCGCGCTGATTACGGTGCAGTTCCATCAGGACATCCGTAACAAACGACTGGCCTTTCTGAGTGCCGAGAACGCGCAGCAGCGGGGTCAGATACTAACCGCCAGTCAGCAGCAGGCCATTACCACCTGGCAGGAAGCAAAAAAACAGTTTTTCCCCGATAAAGCCGAAGCCGCCGAGCATACCCGGCTAATGAAATCGCCCAACTATTTCACGGTAGCTTCCCGGTATCGGCAGGAGGTGCTGAATTACCAGACCAACTACCTGCTACCCTACATTCCCGATCCGCTGGCCCTGATGCTGCTGGGTATGGCGCTTTACAAATGGGGCTTCGTGACGGGGCAATTACCCCGCCGACGCTATTGGCAGACGATGCTGCTTGGCTACGGCTTCGGTCTGCCACTGGTAACGTTCAGCTTCTACTACAGCTATCAGCATTACCCCACCTCCGAACGGTTTCTGGCCTATCTGGAAACGCACCCGATCATCTGGACGTCGCTAATCTATTCCTTCCAGCGTATCCTGCTGGTGATGGCCCACGCCAGTCTGGTGATTCTACTGGTCAAATCGGGCGCGGTGCAGGGGCTACTCAACCGGTTGGGGGCGGTGGGGCAGATGGCCTTCACCAACTACGTCATGCACACACTGATCTGCACCTTCGTTTTCTATGGCTACGGGCTGAATCAATACGACGAGTGGCAATTCTACCAGCTCTATTTTCTGGTAGCCGCCATCTGGACGCTGCAACTCATCATCAGCCCGATCTGGCTGCGCTACTATCAGTTTGGTCCGCTCGAATGGGCCTGGCGATCGCTCACATACTGGCAACGCCAGCCCATGCGCAGAGCAACGCCAGCACATTAA